The proteins below are encoded in one region of Amycolatopsis magusensis:
- a CDS encoding response regulator transcription factor, which yields MRILVVDDDRAVRESLRRSLEFNGYQVELASDGAMALESIIANRPDAMVLDVMMPRLDGLEVARRLRSTGDDLPILVLTARDTVSDRVSGLDAGADDYLPKPFALEELLARLRALLRRASPETQPGQQAETLSFADLTLDPGTREVRRGERDISLTRTEFALMELFLSYPKHVLTRGRILEEVWGYDFPTSGNALEVYVGYLRRKTEAGGEPRLIHTVRGVGYVLRETPP from the coding sequence ATGCGCATTCTCGTTGTCGACGACGACCGGGCGGTCCGGGAGTCGCTCCGCCGCTCCCTGGAGTTCAACGGCTACCAGGTCGAACTGGCCAGCGACGGTGCGATGGCCCTCGAGTCGATCATCGCCAACCGGCCCGACGCGATGGTGCTCGACGTGATGATGCCCCGCCTCGACGGGCTCGAGGTGGCCCGCCGCCTGCGCAGCACCGGCGACGACCTGCCGATCCTGGTGCTCACCGCCCGCGACACCGTCTCCGACCGGGTCTCCGGGCTGGACGCGGGTGCCGACGACTACCTGCCCAAGCCGTTCGCGCTGGAGGAGCTGCTCGCCCGCCTGCGTGCCCTGCTCCGCCGCGCCAGCCCGGAAACCCAGCCCGGCCAGCAGGCCGAGACGCTGTCCTTCGCCGACCTCACCCTGGACCCGGGCACCCGCGAGGTCCGCCGCGGCGAGCGCGACATCAGCCTCACCCGCACCGAGTTCGCGCTGATGGAGCTGTTCCTCTCCTACCCGAAGCACGTGCTCACCCGCGGCCGCATCCTCGAGGAGGTCTGGGGCTACGACTTCCCGACCTCGGGCAACGCGCTCGAGGTCTACGTCGGCTACCTGCGGCGCAAGACCGAAGCCGGTGGGGAACCGCGCCTCATCCACACCGTGCGCGGTGTCGGCTACGTGCTCCGCGAGACCCCGCCGTGA
- a CDS encoding trimeric intracellular cation channel family protein, with amino-acid sequence MIGLVAFAGSGALAAVQARLDLFGVVVVGLTTALGGGIIRDVLLGLTPPTTLRTWPYLAVSAATALLVFFFHPQVARLRRAVLLADALGLGVFATAGTSTALHAGAPVYTACLIGMTTGIGGGAVRDLLLREIPLVLRKEIYAVAALAGCVLVGVGHLLRLPAGLVITAAAVTTVAIRVLALWRRWNAPVAKGTPPSSFS; translated from the coding sequence ATGATCGGGCTGGTGGCCTTCGCCGGCTCGGGCGCACTGGCCGCCGTGCAGGCGCGGCTCGATCTCTTCGGCGTGGTCGTGGTCGGCCTGACCACGGCGCTCGGCGGCGGCATCATCCGCGACGTGCTGCTCGGCCTCACCCCGCCGACCACCCTGCGCACCTGGCCCTACCTGGCGGTTTCCGCCGCGACCGCGCTGCTCGTCTTCTTCTTCCACCCGCAGGTCGCGCGCCTGCGCCGGGCCGTGCTGCTCGCCGACGCGCTCGGGCTCGGCGTGTTCGCCACCGCGGGCACCTCGACCGCGCTGCACGCCGGCGCACCGGTCTACACCGCGTGCCTCATTGGCATGACCACCGGTATCGGTGGTGGTGCCGTGCGTGATCTGCTGCTCCGCGAGATCCCGCTCGTGCTGCGCAAGGAGATCTACGCGGTCGCCGCGCTGGCCGGGTGCGTGCTGGTCGGGGTGGGGCACCTGCTGCGGCTCCCGGCCGGGCTGGTCATCACCGCGGCGGCGGTCACCACCGTCGCGATCCGGGTGCTGGCGCTGTGGCGCCGCTGGAACGCGCCGGTCGCCAAGGGCACCCCACCGAGTTCATTCAGCTGA